GCTTTATAACTTCTAACGATATTACTGGCGGAAACTCTGGCTCGCCTGTTATGAACGGCAATGGTGAGTTGATTGGTTTAGCTTTCGATGGCAACTATGAAGCATTAAGCCATAAGATTGCTTTTGACAAAGACTTAAACCGCACCATCAATGTTGACATCCGTTATGTGTTGTGGTGTATTGATAAATTAGGTGGCGCATCAAATCTGATCAAAGAGTTGAATATTAAGCGCTAAGAGCAGCGCACGCCCCCGACCCCTAAAGGGGAGAAGGCCAACGCACAAAAGATCAAACTCTCTTTACATAAAAAAGCACTCCGTAATTGGAGTGCTTTTTTATGTACATTATCCTTCAACAATCATTGAACATTGATCGTTGAAAATTGAGCATTGAACATTCTTTCATCATTCTTCCTTCCTTGTTCCTAGTTCATTATTCTCTCCCTTGTCAACTTATCAACCAGTCAGCCTGTCAACCCAATCAGCTAATTCCTTCACCATTCACCATTGACCATTCACCCTACCGCTTTATCTTTATGTCTTTACTATACACTTGAAGAAACTATTTTCTACCCTACTGTTATTTTACTGTTGTGCGGCAGAAGCACAAAATGCATTCAGTCTTACAACTGACCTTTCTGTATTGCGTAACCTCGGGGAGAATCAAGGCTTTACCGCCATTGGTCAAACCGTGCAGTTTCAATACCACTTTAAACCAAAGGAAATCGGTTATGCCTGGATCAGTTATTACAGCCCGGGTAGATACCAAAACACGTTAACGGCCACTGCCAAAGATCCAACAACCGTTCCTCCTACGCTTGATTATACAATTAGCTCAGAAATACGCTATCGACAAATATCCTTGGGTTGGAAACATTTCTTTAAAGGGTGGTATGACAGTGAAGAACCTTTTAATATTTACGGCTCCGCGGGCTTTGGCATCTTATTCTCAAAGATTACAAACACCTACAGCCAACCCATTGACAGCACTGTTTACATGATCCCTGCTAAAGCGGCGGCTGGTAGCGATGAAGCCAGGCGCCTGACTTTCGACCTGGCTTTAGGCACTGAAATACGACTTGGTGCAGGTATTTACTTTTATACCGATGTACGCACTTGGCTACAGGCATCCAGCACCCCTTCTCCTTACTATTATGACAACCGCACACCGCAGGTAATTATGTTGAATGGCGGTCTACGCGTATTGTTTGATTAGACCAAGATGATGTAATTGAAAATTATTTCTGCCACAAACGGCACAAGCTCTAATTTTAAAGCACTGATTAAATATTAATCTGAATAACAGAAATATTATGGCCGGCACTACTATCCAATCGATTGAACTCTACAAGTTATTTGTTCCACTGAAAGAACCATTTGTGATCTCTTTAGGTCCCATCAACACCGTTCAGAATGTGGTTGTGATCATCCGCACACAAGATGGCTGTGCGGGATACGGCGAATGCAGTCCGTATATGACCATCAATGGTGAAAGTGTAGATACCTGCTTTATTGTAGGACAGTACTTTGCACAGGTATTAAAAGGTAAGAATGCGTTGAACATTGCAGACTGCATGCAAGCCATGGACAAAACCATTTATGCCAATTGCAGTATTAAAAGTGCCTTTGATATAGCCTTACATGATATAGCGGCACAGCACTCTGGATTACCATTGTATCAGTTCCTGGGCGGCAAAAAAGATAAAGTCCTGCAAACAGACATGACCGTAAGTATAGGCGACCCGGCCAAGATGCAACAAGATGCTGTAAAATTCCGTGAGCAAGGCTTTGAGTTTATCAAAGTAAAATTGGGTGGAACAAAAGAAATGGATGTACAACGTATAGCCGCTATCCGGGAAGGCATTGGCAACGATGTGCCGCTGCGCATTGATGCCAACCAAGGCTGGCCTACAACAGAAGCCGCCATTGAAGTTTTGAACGCTTTAGCACCATTCAATATTGAACATTGCGAAGAGCCCATTCCACGTTGGCGTTTTATGGAACTGCGCCAAGTAAGTGACCAAAGCCCCATTCCTATTATGGCCGATGAAAGCTGTGGCGATGAGCATGATGCCGAACGCTTAATTCAGCTTAATGCTTGCCAAATGTTCAATATCAAACTAGGTAAGGCCTCTGGCTTTTACCGGGCACAAAAGATAGCCAAACTGGGTGCACAAGCTGGTATGGAAATGCAGGTGGGTGGCTTTATGGAAAGCCGGCTGGGGATGACAGCCGCAGCCCATTTTGCCTTGAGCAACGACCATATTCACCATGTGGATTTTGATACCCCTTTGATGTTTACCGAAGACCCTATCATTGGTGGTATTCAGTACCTGGACAAAGGAGTCATAGAAGTACCGGAGGTTCCGGGCTTAGGCGCCGTAGTTGATGACAGCTACCTGCAGAAAGCCGAGAAGTTTATATACGCTTAACTAGCCTTCAAAATAAAACTGGCTCAGCATTATGACATCGTCCAATGCTGAGCCAGTTTGTTTATAGAAGGTCCATCTTACATTTTCCGGGTTGTATCAGCAGGCGGTTGCTGCTGCTGAGGCTTTACTCCAAATTTAGCCGGGTGCACTTTTCCATTATGGCAGGTATAGCAGGTTACCTCTAGGTCGGCATCCAACTTATCCGCATGTTTTACATTAAAGTATTTATCATTCAGCTTCGCAGTCATCTTCAACATATCGCGCGCTATTGATTTATGATTATTACCATCAGACGCAAAGTCCATAGATTTCTGCTCTTGGTTATAGACGTGACAAAAATTACATTTTACTCCTAAGGCCACAGTAAAATGCTTCATCACACTGTCCATCTGCTCTTTGGTAGTGTTTTTAGGTAATACCTTTAAGTTTTTATAGCGTGGTTCATCTTTCGTAAAAGCCGAAGAAATAACCACTGCAAGGGCCAGCCCCAACGTTACTAAGTAAGATTTTTTCATGTGCAGCGCTCTATTTTGGGCCCAATTTATAAAAAAATCTGCCTTAGAAATCATTAACACCATAACCCACCAAACCATCGTAAATTTGCGGGCAAAAGAAAATCTAGCCCATGAGCAAGCTGGTTGAGGAATTTAACGACTACCGCACCCGAATGAATGAGGTGATTTTGAGCAAGAATAATCTGGTGATGAAGCGCCTGTGGAACCTGGATACCAACACCTATGAAGAAGGCGCACTGGATAAAAAGACCAAGGAAATGCTGGGCTTGGTAGCTAGCATGGTACTGCGCTGCGATGATTGTATTAAATATCATCTGGGCAAGAGTTACGAGCTGGGTGTTACCACTGAGCAGATGTACGAGATCTTTGCGGTAGCTAATATAGTAGGCGGAACGATTGTTATTCCGCATACAAGAAGAGCGGCGGAGTATTGGGAGGAATTGCAGACAAATGCTCAATGATCAATTATCAATACTCAACGCTCAATTGAAACTAACTGCATGGATAAACAGAAGTATGATCTGGAAGATAGGCTTGTTGATTATACCTGTAGAATGATTGATGTTGTAGAGGCATTACCTAATACAAGAGCAGGGAATTATATTGCGGGTCAGTCAATGAGATGCTGCCATTCGCCAACTTTTAATTATGGAGAAGTACAGGCTGCAGAATCAAGGTCCGACTTTATTCATAAGTTAGGTATCTGCTTAAAGGAGCTTAAAGAATGCAGAACAGCATTAAAAATTATAATTAAAAAAGGTTTGATTCAACCAACCGACAAGCTTAAGGGGATTTTTCAAGAAACAGAAGAGTTAATTGCAATAATCGCCAAAAGCGTTGAAACAGCTAAAAAGAATAGAGATGCTCAAAACTTGAACATTGAAAATTGAGCATTGAACATTGAATATTGAATATTTATTAAATTAAAATGGAAACTACCACTTTAAATAAACCCGCCCTCACAGCTAAGGATTTTGCAACAGACCAAGAGGTGCGGTGGTGCCCAGGTTGTGGAGATTATTCTAT
This genomic interval from Flavisolibacter tropicus contains the following:
- a CDS encoding four helix bundle protein — protein: MDKQKYDLEDRLVDYTCRMIDVVEALPNTRAGNYIAGQSMRCCHSPTFNYGEVQAAESRSDFIHKLGICLKELKECRTALKIIIKKGLIQPTDKLKGIFQETEELIAIIAKSVETAKKNRDAQNLNIEN
- a CDS encoding mandelate racemase/muconate lactonizing enzyme family protein translates to MAGTTIQSIELYKLFVPLKEPFVISLGPINTVQNVVVIIRTQDGCAGYGECSPYMTINGESVDTCFIVGQYFAQVLKGKNALNIADCMQAMDKTIYANCSIKSAFDIALHDIAAQHSGLPLYQFLGGKKDKVLQTDMTVSIGDPAKMQQDAVKFREQGFEFIKVKLGGTKEMDVQRIAAIREGIGNDVPLRIDANQGWPTTEAAIEVLNALAPFNIEHCEEPIPRWRFMELRQVSDQSPIPIMADESCGDEHDAERLIQLNACQMFNIKLGKASGFYRAQKIAKLGAQAGMEMQVGGFMESRLGMTAAAHFALSNDHIHHVDFDTPLMFTEDPIIGGIQYLDKGVIEVPEVPGLGAVVDDSYLQKAEKFIYA
- a CDS encoding c-type cytochrome — translated: MKKSYLVTLGLALAVVISSAFTKDEPRYKNLKVLPKNTTKEQMDSVMKHFTVALGVKCNFCHVYNQEQKSMDFASDGNNHKSIARDMLKMTAKLNDKYFNVKHADKLDADLEVTCYTCHNGKVHPAKFGVKPQQQQPPADTTRKM
- a CDS encoding carboxymuconolactone decarboxylase family protein, yielding MSKLVEEFNDYRTRMNEVILSKNNLVMKRLWNLDTNTYEEGALDKKTKEMLGLVASMVLRCDDCIKYHLGKSYELGVTTEQMYEIFAVANIVGGTIVIPHTRRAAEYWEELQTNAQ